One genomic window of Amphiura filiformis chromosome 3, Afil_fr2py, whole genome shotgun sequence includes the following:
- the LOC140148700 gene encoding transmembrane protein 115-like, with the protein MAAATTGLPSGLQQVQAAFTKSSVVVKAICISTTLVYLLSFLINTESILSGLAVTPGLIFPPSFRIWTLVTHAFVEVHFWFVVIGVSVTVLCGRIVEPLWGALEMLIFFAVSTVGSAILSSMIYLFMYMTSFNVDYLFDTHFYGLPGYCAGVFVALKQLCGDQELSRGAVKLRIGDLPLVILVAVLLLRIIGIVAGTYLCMTGSGILVSWVYLRFYQRQSDGKEKGDMSDSFTFASFFPEVIRPPIAILANTVHSFLVRIKVCKKQVRKYDVGAPSPITITLPGTDPADAERRRQIALKALNERLSKVEEQTAWPSMEDQPSSPDSEHPSLSASLHGDGDETRETDRLEMLDETDESNIQESS; encoded by the exons ATGGCGGCTGCCACAACAGGCCTACCTTCGGGCCTCCAGCAAGTACAAGCTGCTTTTACCAAAAGCAGCGTCGTAGTAAAAGCAATTTGCATCTCAACAACTCTTGTATACCTTCTGTCCTTTTTGATCAACACAGAAAGCATTTTGAGCGGACTGGCCGTCACGCCAGGGCTCATATTTCCACCCAGTTTCCGTATCTGGACACTTGTTACACACGCATTCGTCGAAGTGCATTTTTGGTTTGTTGTTATTGGTGTATCTGTCACAGTGCTATGTGGCCGAATCGTAGAACCTCTATGGGGAGCCTTAGAAATGCTTATATTCTTCGCTGTATCAACTGTTGGCTCCGCTATATTATCATCTATGATATATTTGTTTATGTATATGACCAGTTTTAATGTAGATTATTTATTTGACACTCATTTTTATGGCCTGCCGGGATATTGTGCTGGAGTCTTTGTTGCATTGAAACAGCTCTGTGGGGATCAAGAACTCTCTAGAGGAGCAGTAAAACTTCGAATTGGAGACTTGCCACTTGTGATATTGGTGGCCGTTTTACTACTACGAATAATAGGAATTGTTGCAGGCACATACCTGTGCATGACTGGCTCAG GTATACTAGTGTCATGGGTGTACCTGCGGTTCTATCAAAGACAGAGTGATGGCAAGGAAAAGGGTGATATGTCAGACTCTTTCACGTTTGCCAGTTTCTTCCCTGAGGTTATCAGACCTCCCATTGCAATTTTAGCCAATACAG tACATAGTTTTCTTGTGCGGATTAAAGTCTGCAAAAAGCAAGTTCGCAAGTATGATGTAGGAGCGCCCTCGCCTATCACGATAACATTACCTGGTACAGATCCTGCTGATGCTGAAAGAAGAAG GCAAATTGCACTGAAAGCTCTGAATGAAAGACTGAGCAAAGTAGAAGAACAAACAGCATGGCCAAGCATGGAGGATCAGCCATCATCGCCTGACAGTGAGCACCCATCCCTCTCTGCATCATTGCATGGAGACGGTGATGAAACAAGAGAAACTGACAGACTAGAGATGCTAGATGAAACTGATGAATCAAATATTCAAGAATCATCATGA